gccgagatggtaccactgcactccagcctgagcaacaaagcgagactgtctcaaaaacaaataataaataaaaattaaaaattaaggaaCCATGGGAACTGTGCTTTATATGTTCTTAATATTCTAATAAAAATCCTCCTATACAGaagtgttaaaaaaataaatacctctTCATGGCATAAAGCTAATGCCTTAGGAAACATTAAAaggtattttattcatatttactaaaattttaaaacagcaataaaGCTCACCCATTTAAAACATACAATTCAATATTCCGTTACAAAGCCATTACCCATAAtcaattctagaacatttttatcacccccaaaGAAAATTCCATACCTACTGGCATTACTCCTCATTTCTCCCCAAAACCCCAGCTCTAGGCAAGCATTAATTTACTTGCTATCTCTATGTTTCTGTGTATTCtgcatatttcatataaatgaaatcatacagccTTTTAtgtttggtttctttcacttagcatattgttTTTAAAGTTCATCCATCTTGTAACaggcattatttctttttaatgctgaataatatttcattgtatggatataccacattttgcttatctattcGTCAGTTGAtggcatttgagttgtttccacttctTGGCCATTTTAAATGCTGCTGCTATGAACGTTTGTGTAaatgtttttgtgtggacatgcgTCTTCATTTCTCTTCGGTATAAAGAGTGGAACTGTTTTGTCATATGGTAACTACATGTTTCGTTTTTTtcaggaactgccagactgttttccaaaatggctataacatttacattcccatcagtaaTGTACGagggctccaatttctccacaccctcagcAATACTTCATATTGTCCATCTTTTTTATGATAGTGAATGTGAagcagtatctcactgtggttttgatttttatttccttgacaAGTaacaatgttgagcatctttcatgTGCTCAATAGCtgtgtgtgtatcttctttggaaaaatatcttttcaaatcctttgcctatttttaaattacattatttttcttttcgttattgagttgtaagagttttttaTATAGTCTACATactagacctttatcagatatatgatattttcttccattctgtgaattgccttttcactttcttaacagTAACTTTTGAAGCACGAAAGTGTTTAATTTGAAGTCCaatttttatctacttttttcttttgttacttgtgCTTCCAAtgtcatatctaaaaaatattaatatattgctGAGTCCAAGGTTACAAAGATTTACAcctatgttttctcctaagagttttataataCTTTTAGTTCTTATCTTTAGGTCTTTCTTtggttttgagttaatttttatagcCAATGTGAAGTAAGAGTCCAGTGTCAATcatttgcatatggatatccaactGTCTCAGCACCTTTGTTGAAGACTATTCCTTCCCACATTAAATTGTCTTGACACCCTTGTCCAATTAACTAAAAATGTAGGTTTATTTCTATACTTTCAGTTCTATCCCACTGATCTACATATCTACATTATGCCTATCTAAGTActatactgtcttgattactaacGTTTTCATATTTACTaaattgaaatatacatatatatttaaagtaaatcCAAAGAGCtgcaattacatttttaaatttaagatagtTTAAAATCTCCCACAAAACAAAATGGCAGAGCAGTaacatcagcaagatggcagagtGGGAAGCCCTGGACcctccttcattcaacaaatacaccAATTCAGCAACAATTCACAAACAAAATTCCTTTGTGAGAAATCCAGAAACTAACTGAAAGGCTCCTGAACCCTGGATGAATAAGAATCCAGACTCATCAAAGCCAGAAGGGAGATTCAGGACACCCTCTCGCCAGAATCCTACTCCCAGCAGAGCCCCATAGGATTGGGAAGAACCCTGCAGCTCCCAGCTACCCTCAAGGGAAAGAATGAGTTGGTGTAAGTGTTCAATGCCCCAACTTCTACAGTGGCTACCAAAAGGACTGGTTTCTGTCTTGCCTGTTTTTTGGACCACTGGTAAAACAAGTCCTACATAATCTAAACACCTACAGGAGACCAGAGATAATGGAGGCTTGGGAAGAGTAGTTGCCCTATCTGTTCCTCCAGCTCAGCATAGAGTGAAGAAAATTCCCAGCCCCCAGATTTTGCCTACGGAGGAAAAGAACTGGTCCACACTGTGTCCAATGCCCCAATTTTTATGGGGACTACCAAAAGGACTGGCTTCTGTCTTACCTGTAGTGGAGTACTGATAGGATTTGGCAAAATCCAGCTGCCTGGGGGCTAACAAGAACAGAGAAGGATATTTGGGCTAGAAGTTGCTATTACCCCTTCCCTGAGCTGGGCACAAAGTTTAAGTGGACAAAATCAATTTTAGAAGTAAGAACAAAACTAGGGGCATCACACTTacgaatttcaaaatatattacaaagtgacagcaaacaaaacaatatGATTCTGGCATAAAGTCAGatacatagaccaaaggaacagaatagacagtctacaaataaattcacacataacatggtcagctgatcttcaacaagggtaCCAAGTATACATAATGAGGAAAGTctagtttcttcaacaaatgatgctgggaaaattggatatccacgtgcaaaagaatgaaaatggatcCTCATCTTACACCATAAACAAAAGTCAACTCCAagtgcattaaagacttaaatgtaagccCTGAAGCTACAGACTcctacagaaaaaacaaaacaaacaaaaaacattggtcttaaaaattatttcatgaataaaacaccaaaaacataggtaacaaaatcaaaaataggcaactgagattacatcaaactaaaatgcttctgcatagcaaaggaaacaaccaccAGAGTGAAAGGAAACCTatgtaatgggagaaaatatttgcaaatcatatctaAGGGTTTAACTttcaaatatataagaaataactCAATAGCCAAAAAACCTAGTAACCTGATCTTAAAATGGGCTAAACACTTGAATatacttgaacagacatttctgtaAATGGCTaacaggtgtatgaaaagatgctcaatatcactaatcagggaaatgcaaatcaaaatcaccatGAAATATAACCTCACATCTGTTAAAATGGGtattatcacaaaaaaaaaaaaaaaataggtggccaggtgcggtggctcacacctgtaatcccagcactgtgggaggccacggcaggcagatcacctgaggtcaggagtccaagaccagcctggtcaacatggcgaaatgctctctctactaaaaatacaaaaattagccaggcgtggtggtgggcgcctgttatcccagctactggggaggctgaggcaggagaataacttgaaccaggaggcagaggttacagtgagctgagatcacaccactgcactccagcctgggcaagagagcaagattccatctcaaaaaaaacaaacaaaggcaaGATGTGTCAGTGAGGTTagggagaaactggaacccttttGTACATTGTTGTTAAAAACGCAAAATGGTGTAGCCATTATGGAGTTTCTTCAAACActtaaaattagaactaccatgCAATCAAGCTATCTCATTTCTGgatatttattcaaaagaatcaagatctcaaagagatattagcactcccatgctcattgcagcagtattcacagtagccaatatgtagaaacaacctaaatgtccatcaaaggaagaatggataaagcaaatggtatacacataaaatgaaatattattcagcttcaAAAaagaagcaggccaggcacagtggctcacccctgtaatcccagcactttgggaggccgaggtaggcagatcacgaggtcagcagatcgagaccatcctggctaacacggtgaaaccccgtctctactaaaaatacaaaaaactagccaggctaggtggcgggcgcctgtagtcccagctactcgggaggctgaggcaggagaatggcgtgaaccagggaggcggagcttgcagtgagccgacatcacgccaccgcactctagcctgggcgacagagctacactcattcccaaaataaaaagaagcaaattcCACAATATCTAACATGAATAggaccttgaggacattatgctaagtgaaagaagtcagtcacagaaGGCAAATTCtgcataattccacttatatctctaaaataggcaaattcattgACTCAAAAAGTGAAATTGTGAGGCAAGGCACAGTgtgctcacgtctgtaatcccggaactttgggaggctgaggcaggtgggtcatgaggccaggagttcgagaccagcctggccaacatggtggagctgcctctactaaaaatacaaaaattagccagatgcagtggcacatgcctatagtcccagctacttgggaggctgaggcagaagaattgcttgaacccaggaggtggaggctggagtaagccgagatcacatcactgcactccagcatggggagcagagcgagactcaaagtctcaaaataaaaacgaGAACAATAATAAAGCTCATaatcaaactttatttttcaaggaaaaaactCCTCAATTCTTAAGTGTCAACATACAACATTTATAAAGGCTATAATTCAAGAATTTGTACTAATTATAGAAAAGATAATGCAGCTTGACTCAAACAATATCTACAGTAATTAACTAAACTAAAAATTtacaagtgaatttttttttttttttttttgagatggagtctcattctgtcacccaggctggagtgaagtgatgcgatctcagctcactgcaacctccacctcccaggttcaagatattctcctgcctcctgagtagctggaactacaggtgcatgccaccacgcctggctaatttttgtgtttttagtagagatgaggtttccccatgttggccaggctggtctcaaaactctagacctcaggtgatcaacccacctcagcctcccagcatgctgggattacaggcatgagccaccacgtccagccaatttttttttttttaatatggggtctccttatgttacccaggttgggccaaactcctggcttcaaccaatccttctgcctcagcctcccaaagtgctgagattatacaCATGAGCCAGGATGTCAGCCCCtcaagtgaaattttaaaaactctcaatcaTCTTCCTTTTGTCTAGAAATTATCACTTGTCCATCCCATTACTACCATTaccaaagcaaaataataaaaagaatcaaatgatGCAACTGAAATTTCTAATTAAAGATTTGCTCatgcaaaatattaaaaccaaTGGCTAAAATGAGAgttggaaaacagagaaaacatcagtaaacaaaattaatttattacatattggcatgaagaaaagcaaaagctgGCAATGAATTACACAGCGTCTGAATGAGGGAAGCCACAAAGCTAGTTCTAGCACTGAAGGCTAAGAACCCTGGAAAGCCAACAGAAGAATCCTTCCTGATACTGTTACCTCCTGGTATTCATTACCTTTCCCAATCTCCTTTCCTTTCTACCTTCTTCTTCAGGATAAATCCCTTATATATTCCTTTCTCACCATCCCTATTCCCTCATACAGAATTTTTAACTCCCAGAACCATTCTCTTCAGCTTTCTTATTCTCTCATCCTTCCACTTCTTAAAATCTCATTCTCATAAggtcacatatatatatacacacacacacacacacgcacacatatatatataaaatgtataccatatacatatatataatgtataccatatacatatatatctctctcctATAAACATTTTCCAACGTTCACATCCAACTCttataaagtttaaataattaTTCATGGAGATATGCCCAACTACTGACTTTTAATTTACTGCCTGTGCTATTTACATATGCAATTTCCTATGGTTTTAgtccatatgtgtatatatagtaagAATTGTTAGATGTTAGAGATTCTAGCTTGCTTTCAATAGATTTTTACATAGCGTCCCTTCATTATGACATTTTGAGTCGTCTTTTTACCATTCTAGTCTTTTAAGAGAACAGCTTAAATCTACATAAAAACAGAGAAGATtcctaaaaattacatttaaatggcaaaaaaaaaaaaaatacattaaattctACTAAGAATTTCACAGTATTAATGGATAGAGCCatatcaacaggaaaaaaaaaattgaactggtACTgttattcaaaaaaattttaagattaaattatttttattggatGATACAAAGTGTCTCTGTCTCACCTGCAgtgtattttccttctttataaaggaaaatctttACTAAATATTATGCCCTAGAGATTTGTTCCATTACCATAGACTCTATAAGCAAAAGAGataatgatttatatatttttaatggaggCAAGGAAAAAGTATTATATGATAGGGTTTTCTTCCCCTGTTAATCTGTTAGAAAACTAAATTCTTTGAAGTCTTTTTTCCAACTCTGGTATGATTTAAGTCTTCATGTAAAAAGAGAGAAGCTGACAACACTAAAGGGCAAGAAAAAAACAGTACTTGGTTAAAATGGTTTCTATCACTGTGAATCTCATTTAGCTTATCATTAACTTACTTTAGTCAAATCAATTATTTTCTCACAGAAATTCCTTACTATATCTGAGAATTTGACAAACACCTTTTTTGGGAAGTAGAAATAATGATACATTTATAAGAATGCCAGAAAAAAATCTAAGTCATCCACAACTTACTGAAACCATTGttagtaaatttaaattttgaatttatcAGCAATTTTAGTCTTGcaagaaacttttaaatttgttttattttgaactgttaaaaactaataaaaccatttttaaaatcttaatttacTTAATAACAAGGAAGAAATTTGGCACTGTATATTAGATTTGCAAACACTTGTTAGGAAGTTAAATTTCGTTAGCTATCAGGTGTATACAGCCctgccaaaagaaaaacaacaggacAGCTGTCACAGCTAATTCTTACCTGGATAGCCTCTGCCACTAACAAGGTATAGTCCAGACAAGTTGAGAGATGCATTAGGTACCAGCTTATGGTAAACATTACACAATGAGTATTTCATTTGCACACATTTCTACTCTTCCTCTTTATCCCCTTAGTAAGCCTAGCAACTTTTCAGTCTAAATGTTCATGACCATTACTCTCCCATATTCTACTGTCTTCCTTCCCCTATataatcttattattattattattattatttttttgagacagaatctcactctgttgcccaggctggagtgcagtggctggatctcagctcactgcaagctccgcctcccgggtttacgccattctcctgcctcagcctcccgagtagctgggactacaggcgcccgccacctcgcctggctagttttttatattttttagtagagacggggtttcaccgggttagccaggatggtctcgatctcctgaccttgtgatccgcccgtctcggcctcccaaagtgctgggattacagacttgagccaccgcacccggccgcttCCCCTATATAATCTGTTAGCAGTTTTGTCTCCACAGTGATACTAATACCACTTTACAATGTGGTAAATTTAATGATCCAAAGAACTAAGCCAAAAAGTTGCCCATTGTCTATTTAAATAAGGTTTACCAAATGCCAATGTTTtatgttaaatgttttttaatttccatgatGTCACGTAACTGAAAAAATTCTGATCATAATATAATTAGtgtctataataaaaaagatgttcAGTAATACCTCTGAATTGTGTTCATGGATTAATACCTTTAAGAAGtaatttgctaattattttttgtatagatttgATAAATGGCTATTCACTTTTGGGTTCAGTTAatcaaaaatatgtcaaaataggctgggcacgttggctcacgcctgtaatcccagcactttgggaggccgagactggaagatcatttgaggtcaggagttcaagaccagtctgaccaacacggtgacacctgtccctacaaaaaatacaaaaacattagccaggcatggtggtgcatgcctatagtaccagttactcgggaagctgaggcaggagaatagcttgaacccaggaggtagaggttgccatgagatgagactgcaccactgcactctaccctgggtgacatcaagactccatctcaaaaaaaaaaaaatgtcaaaatatacttaaaattgcTGCATTATAATAATCTGACTTCCTCACCAGGATTATCTCTCCTAAACCAAGTTGAGCACGTCCCAAAGTTTGCCAAGACTCCCATGAATGTGGATTTCGCTGGACAGCCATTTCTGCTGCATGTACTGCTGGGAACATTTCATGAAGAGACATTAGCACCTATAGgcaaaaaaagaccaaaaaatctGTCAGTAATATTCATAAACTAGCAACTACATTAAAaacccttttcattttttaggatACATTTTTAGTCCAGTAAAAATAGCATTTTGGTGATTCTTACCCCTTACTCTGCCATTCAGGGTAAGAAATTATAGTTCTCTTTTCACCCCTGATATAACTATGAAAATATAAACCATTCTCTTTCCAGTTATTGAATCTTATGTCCATCTGGTCAAAACCAAGTGTTCATATCCTAACCATGGTGGCTCAGAGGTATTTTGAACTTCCAGTTCCACttctatttattctatttacAATGTGGTTTTCAGGCAAACACAGGTACTGCCATTAAACTAGGGGAATAAATTTGTTCAACCAGCCATcctatccctaatgaacatctttctgttacaaaaattattttaaacattgccTAGGCCTTCTCACTACTGGGCTTTTCAAATCATATATACCAGAaagttagggttagggttagggagAGTTAGGGTGACCAGAGAGTTCTAGCTCCACTGTGGTCTGTGGGAAAGGGCTGGATTTTATCTATAATCTTTAGGACCATTAACACTTTAAAAGATTTGTGACAGGAACATTATTATCAGATTCCAAATTAAACAAGTCTTCATAAAGTTTGCCACAAACCTgtcattcatatatacatatttaagattGAAAATTAAAGGCATCCAAATGAAGGTCCTCATATCACTTGATTCAGATGACataatttatttgagtttttccTGGATAAACTAAAGTCAAAGGTGACAAATGGTGTGTCCTATATTTGAGAtcatcatttgaaaaatatttgttaggtGTGCAGATTAAGGCTGAATGGCAACAATTCCCTgccaaaaatatgtttaatgcTCTGTGTGAGACTTTTAAAATCACTTGGATAACCTATTCAAGTGCTCAGAGGTTTTCTTTACAGACTTTCctacaaaatattagaaacatatttttaaagtaaaatgttatttttaaactattaataAAATTGCATCTATACTGACCTTTTGCTAAGAACTAAGCCATTTTTAGAAATATCTCATCTAGAACCCAATCcatcttcatttttaagaaaactgaacTATTTTGCTAAGTCTACTACATTTAATTCACAAGGAAAGCATATGTTTTTCATCTAAGAGATCGccagttactttttgttttttatttatttatctttttttgagatggagtctcactgtgtcacccaagatggagtgcagtggcaccatctcagctcactgcaacctccgcctcccacattcaagtgatcctcctgcctcagcctctgaagtagctgggactacaggcgtgtgtcaccactcccagctaatatttgtatttttagtagaggcaaggtttcaccatgttggccagggtggtctcgaacttgtgacctcaagtgatccacccacctcagcctctcaagttgctgggattacagacatgagccatggcacctgccCACCAGTGACTTTAGAAGATAGCCATCTATTCCTATCTTACAATAGTTAGGCTAAAATAACAGTTAACTTCATTGTGAAGGCAAATGAACTTCCAATTTTATGCATGACAGAGCCATAAATAATggtgaaatattttttcccaaagaaattgtatttgaaaaagaaaatgggagaaaatgctaTTTTGCTTCATCATTGCTCACTCACCAAACAAACATAGCACAATTTCATAAGGAAAGTGAAATTCGTCATAATTATTACCTGTGATTTCATCTCGTATAGGGTAGCATCATTTGGAGTTAACTGTAGTGCTTCATCCCACTTCTGAATTGCTTCCCGATATCTGTGGTTGTTAAAGTTATACGAATGCCATATTTTCAATATGTCTTTTTTagactttcaaaataattttttattgtggtaaaatataaaatttaccatcttaaccatttaagtgtacagtttagagGCATTAAGTAGCATTAAGTACATATAGTTCATTCACCTttttgtgcaaccaccaccaccattcatctccagaactttttcatcttcccaaactgaaactccatacccattaaacaataactgctcattgccccctccccacccccaggcaaacaccattctactcttAGACTACTTTCAGGAGGAGTAGTCATGTACTTTCAACAGTTTTTTGGACTACTTTCTAGTCCAtgaaatacatgtaaaaattcaAAGTAAAGGATTAGCAAATTAAGTCCAGCAACTTATTCAAGTACAAAATCCACATGATCATATAGTGTATGCTCAGAAAAACTTAGAAATGGGATCATATGTAACagataagggagaaaaaaagtacATGCCACTAAACAATACTTAGTATAATTTAACAACCATTTctgattatttataataataaaagtatatacaACATTAAAGAAATTCAGTACCGTGGTGCCATTATCTACTAAGCTTTAATGATACAACCTCTAAAAGTAGTAACTATATCACCTAAAAAGAAAGTGCTTGTGCTTTTTTAGGCATATTGTGGGTGATTTCAAGCCTCTCTAAACAATATTTCCAAATGTTATTATAAATGCAACAGGAAAAACTTTGGAAATTAATTTATCGATGTATTCCTTCATAACAATCCTTCCACTCACAATTTTCTAATAAAGATAGCAGTAATAAATTCTGCAAGACTTAATAGTAGCAAATGTCTTTCCTCCAGCATTAGGAGGAAAAGGTTGGACTGTTTGTCCAATCTTTTTTCTACCACTCCCTACGCATAGCTGTGCTCCACTCGGCAGAGTTTTTATAGTCCCTACCCACATATCATGCCTTTGTTAGTATGGATCCCCtgctacacatacacacacacatctgtattagtccattctcacgctgcaataaagaactgcccaagactaggaaatttataaaggaaagaggtttaattgacgcgtaccacagggctggggaggcctcaggaaacttacagtcatggcagaaggggaagcaaacacatccttcttcacatggaggcaggagagagaaatgagtgCTGAGCAAAcagggaagccccttataaaactgtagatctcgtgagaactcagtgtcatgagaacagcatggcagaaactgctcccataattcaattatctccacctggtcccatccttgacacatggggttattacaattcaaggtgagatttgggtggggacacagagccaaaccatatcacgtaTCTAAGATTGCCTTCCTACTCCTCTTCATCTATGCAAGGGCTCCTCCTCTAAGACCAAGTTAAAATGTTCCATTCTTCATGAAGACCTCCTCCAGTGGATCTAGCCCACTAACGATGAGTACCACTTCAGACCACATAGCAATACTTGTATTTCCAAAGCATTTTATgttttacaaagcactttcaatacaattatttaacatacaattattttcccaaaaagttaattcactCTAAGTAAGTGAATATAAATTTggtattatttgctttttaaaaaattattttgagagatatagtcttgctccgttgcactggcatgatcacagctcattgcagccttgaactcttgggctcaagggcctcccacctcagcctcgcaagtagctaggattacaggcacatgccactatccccagctaatttttttattttttttatttttgtagagacagggtctcactatgttgcccaggctggtctcaaactcctggcctcaagcaattctcctgtcttggcctccacaagtgctgagattataggggtgaaccaccatgcctggcctcaagtttGGCATTACTTGTTCTCACTTTATTGATGAGGAACCAATGGTTGAGAGCAGCTAAAGGACTATCCAAGTCCTACAAAAGATAGGATTTAAAGCTAGCTCTTAAAAATACAAGACCAATACTTTCTGTAACTATATCAGGTATGCCTcccatttagttctgctctaattCCTCCTTGTATTTTTGTCTTCCCTTCTCTAATGAGTTCAGGAACCAAAGGGTAGATTTGCTTATATGCTCTACAGTACCCAGAACATTTCTGGGAATGTAGAAGGTAATaatataacagattttttttttttttttgagacagtctcactctgtcacccaggctggagtacatggagtacagtggcatgatctcggctcactgcaacctccgcctcccgggttcaagtgattctcctgcctcagtcccccgagtggctgggactacaggcacacgccaccacacccggataatttttgtattttcatagagatggggtttcgccatgttgaccaggctggtctcaaactctttacctcaactgatctgcccgtctcggcctcccaaagtgctgggattacaagcatgagccactgtgcccagcctaatataACAGATTCTATCTGTCTCATTTGTCCTACCTTCTCCaactcctgaaggcagcagagagAAGCATATAAAGCATGAAAAGAGGGGACAGATGTAGCATGCtcttaacaggaaaaaaaaatggtaataaaaacaaattctatCCTAAGACAAAAGTGGTAAAAATGTTAATTCTTAACTTTGTTCCATTCATTATTTCAAGTATAGAAATTATAAGAAATCCCAAGACTAGGGGAATGTGAATGTgggtagaaaaaaacaaaaacattagaaTTCTAGGTTTAGCAGAGGGACCTCATGACCTTGGATGTTTGAGGTTTCAGGAGTCTTTGACAGCTTGTGAGGAAGAAGCTGAAGGTCTTTGGTCTCTAGAGTAAGGGGTGACATAGTAAAGGtccatatagtaaatattttaggctttgtgaacCATACAGTCTatcacaactattcaactctaTTACTGTATCCCAAAATCAGCCATAAACAATGCATTCAAAAAATGGGCATTGctgtgtcccaataaaactttatttataaaaacaggctgttttcataaataaagtttgCCAACCCTAGATCTACT
This DNA window, taken from Macaca fascicularis isolate 582-1 chromosome 6, T2T-MFA8v1.1, encodes the following:
- the TTC33 gene encoding tetratricopeptide repeat protein 33 isoform X3, with product MASFGWKRKIGEKVSKVTSQQFEAEAADEKDVVDNDEGNWLHAIKRRKEILLEGCAEKSKQLKDEGASLAENKRYREAIQKWDEALQLTPNDATLYEMKSQVLMSLHEMFPAVHAAEMAVQRNPHSWESWQTLGRAQLGLGEIILCCQLLSFYMKT